Genomic DNA from Pigmentiphaga litoralis:
GGATTCCTGGTGTGTTCTCGTGATGGGAGCGCTCAGTCCGCGGCCTGCGCACGATGCCGGGCGTGCTCGGCACGCGCTTCGATGATGGCCGCTTTCATGGCTCGGTTGATCCAGCGTTTGTTGTCGGCGAAAGCCGCGGCGTCCTTGCCGCCCAAGGCCGCGGCGACTGCGTCGGTCGCGGCTTCCAGTTCGTCGCGGGCGACCACGGTGCGCACCAGTCCGCGCACGCAGGCGTCCTGGGCTGACAGGCGGCGGCCGCTCTGGATCAGGTCCAGGGCCAATGCCCGTCCGCCGACAACGGCCAGGATATTCGCGCCCGAGTAGGTGGCGATGCCGATGTCGATCTCGGGCAGGGACAGCTCGGCCGACGACACTGCCACGCAGGCGTCTGCCAGCAAGGCCAGCATGGCGCCACCGCCCACGGCACTACCGTTGAGCATGACAACAACTGGCTTGGGCGTTTCCATGACGGCGTCCTGCAAGGCAGCCAGGGCGTGGGAGCGGCGCTCGCGATGGCGCGCCGTATCGCCGTCTTCCGGCTTTTCGCGAACGTCCACGCCTGCGCAGAACACGCGTTCGCCTGCCCCGGTCAGTACGATGGCCCTGATGGTCTCGTCCGCTGCCGCACCGGTGATCGCCGCGACCGCCTGCTCCATCATCCCGACCGTCATGGCGTTCGCCTTGCCTGCACGGTTCAAGATGATCCACCGGGTTGCGCCGCGTTGTTCGACATTCAGTAATGCGTCTTCCATGTCTCTTTACCTTCTTATTAAGTTGCCGCAGATTGACGCCGCAGATTGATGCCGCAGATTGACGCCGCAGCCTCACGCCGCCGGCACGCCGCCCGGCAAGAATGCATCGGCATAAAACTCGTCGGCCGGTAGCCCGCAGCCCGCAACAAACTCCCGCCGAGCCGAATCGACCACCACGGGCGCGCCGCAGGCATATACCTGCACGCCCGACATGTCAGGAAAATCTTCC
This window encodes:
- a CDS encoding enoyl-CoA hydratase/isomerase family protein, with amino-acid sequence MEDALLNVEQRGATRWIILNRAGKANAMTVGMMEQAVAAITGAAADETIRAIVLTGAGERVFCAGVDVREKPEDGDTARHRERRSHALAALQDAVMETPKPVVVMLNGSAVGGGAMLALLADACVAVSSAELSLPEIDIGIATYSGANILAVVGGRALALDLIQSGRRLSAQDACVRGLVRTVVARDELEAATDAVAAALGGKDAAAFADNKRWINRAMKAAIIEARAEHARHRAQAAD